One window from the genome of Acinetobacter lanii encodes:
- a CDS encoding SfnB family sulfur acquisition oxidoreductase has translation MSRLISENVHILESDQDAINAAYQVADFALEGRNDRDQHRKLPFDEIDLFSQKGLSGLRIPKKYGGAEVSNKTLAHVFRIINKADSSLGQIPQNQIALLNMINIMGTEPQKQFIYSEILKGKRLANGGPERNTKDSRTLNTTLSIENDKYIVHGQKFYSTGSNFADWLAIKAVHPEGHVVLTIIDRHAQGVEVINDWNGFGQRTTSSGTVILNHVEIDPFLIFDERLLGNQPNYRGAYSQLLQVAIDVGIAEAAFEDTLTAVRKARPIVDANVEKASFEHYTLQEVGRSKILLDAAILLLDEAAEFLDHLDQFESVTAEQAAEASIKVAEAKIYANDAALHISEKLLELGGSRSSLSQHNLDQHWRNARVHTLHDPIRWKLHAVGDYYLNNTFPARHAWI, from the coding sequence ATGTCTCGATTAATTTCAGAAAATGTTCATATTCTAGAAAGTGACCAAGATGCCATTAATGCGGCGTATCAAGTTGCAGATTTTGCATTGGAAGGTCGCAATGATCGTGATCAACATCGTAAGTTACCTTTCGATGAAATTGATCTGTTCAGCCAAAAAGGACTCAGTGGCTTAAGAATTCCGAAAAAATACGGCGGTGCAGAAGTGTCCAATAAAACCTTGGCACATGTCTTTCGGATTATTAATAAAGCCGATTCAAGCCTTGGGCAGATTCCACAAAATCAAATCGCATTGCTCAATATGATTAACATCATGGGGACTGAGCCACAAAAGCAATTCATTTATAGCGAAATTTTAAAAGGTAAACGCCTTGCCAATGGCGGACCTGAGCGCAATACCAAAGACAGTCGAACTTTAAATACCACCCTCAGCATCGAAAATGACAAATACATTGTTCATGGTCAGAAGTTTTATTCAACCGGCAGCAATTTTGCAGATTGGCTCGCCATTAAAGCGGTACACCCTGAAGGACATGTGGTTTTAACGATTATTGACCGCCATGCACAAGGTGTCGAAGTGATCAATGATTGGAATGGTTTTGGTCAGCGCACCACATCGAGTGGCACGGTGATTCTGAATCATGTGGAAATTGATCCATTCTTGATTTTTGATGAACGCCTGTTGGGCAATCAACCCAATTATCGTGGTGCGTATTCTCAACTGCTTCAAGTGGCAATTGATGTTGGCATTGCAGAAGCTGCATTTGAAGATACCTTAACTGCGGTGCGTAAAGCACGCCCGATTGTGGATGCCAATGTCGAAAAAGCCAGTTTTGAGCATTACACCTTACAAGAAGTCGGTCGCTCCAAAATACTTTTAGATGCCGCGATTTTACTACTTGATGAAGCCGCAGAATTTTTAGATCACCTTGATCAGTTCGAAAGTGTTACGGCTGAACAAGCCGCTGAAGCCTCGATTAAAGTCGCTGAAGCAAAAATCTATGCCAATGATGCTGCACTGCATATTTCTGAAAAATTGCTTGAGCTCGGTGGTAGCCGTTCAAGTTTAAGTCAACATAACCTTGATCAGCATTGGCGCAATGCCCGTGTGCATACTTTGCATGATCCGATCCGTTGGAAACTACATGCTGTCGGTGATTATTACCTGAATAACACCTTCCCTGCCCGCCATGCTTGGATTTAA
- a CDS encoding glutathione S-transferase family protein has product MRTLYQFPLSHFCEKARWLLDHKELDFVAHNLIPGVHRAFSQLKTGQNTLPILKDQEKWIADSTQIALYLDERYPEHALLRSDPKLRQQALEINAVANDLGLYVRRWGLAHALTESDEPLEIMIGEKGYLRKFEKLSKPILKSLVSKNYQLDSEKVTEAKIKLDEIVADLNQRLITNNGRYLVGDRLGLADIAVCSMLAPLLEMAGTPWENDRNIEVSDEFQNFKTALLDLPLGQYVKRIYDNERHARVDWRGI; this is encoded by the coding sequence ATGCGTACACTTTACCAGTTTCCTTTATCTCATTTTTGTGAGAAAGCTCGCTGGTTACTCGATCACAAAGAACTTGATTTTGTGGCGCATAATTTAATTCCCGGTGTGCATCGTGCTTTTAGCCAATTAAAAACAGGGCAAAATACCTTACCAATCCTAAAAGACCAAGAAAAATGGATTGCGGATTCAACCCAAATCGCCTTGTATTTAGATGAGCGATATCCCGAACATGCGTTATTACGTTCAGATCCGAAATTGCGCCAACAAGCTCTTGAAATTAATGCAGTTGCCAATGATTTGGGTTTATATGTACGCCGTTGGGGTTTGGCACATGCCTTAACTGAAAGTGATGAACCGCTTGAAATTATGATTGGTGAAAAAGGTTATTTGAGAAAATTTGAAAAATTATCCAAACCGATTTTAAAGAGTTTGGTCTCAAAAAATTATCAGCTTGATTCTGAAAAAGTCACTGAAGCGAAAATTAAACTCGATGAAATTGTTGCTGATCTAAATCAACGCTTAATTACAAATAACGGGCGTTACCTTGTGGGTGACCGCTTGGGTTTGGCAGATATTGCAGTCTGTTCAATGTTAGCACCATTGTTAGAAATGGCCGGTACACCTTGGGAGAATGACCGAAATATTGAAGTTTCCGATGAATTTCAAAATTTTAAAACGGCATTACTCGATTTGCCGCTTGGACAATATGTGAAACGAATCTATGACAATGAACGTCATGCACGGGTAGATTGGCGTGGGATTTAA
- a CDS encoding Lrp/AsnC family transcriptional regulator, giving the protein MELDRYDKQILEILTHEDLNLNELSERISLSVSSVHRRIKHLIETNIMTNLKRDINYQKLGFSLHVLLQVSLSKHDTDTFAKFLEELESIPEVINAFLVTGQSADFIVEVVARDMENYSEILLKRIGKIEFVVALHSSFVIKEYKVFNCSGLLSRV; this is encoded by the coding sequence ATGGAATTAGATCGATACGACAAACAAATCTTAGAAATCCTGACGCATGAAGATTTAAACTTAAACGAGCTTTCTGAACGCATCAGTTTATCGGTGAGTTCGGTGCATCGGCGTATTAAGCATTTGATTGAAACCAATATCATGACCAATTTAAAGCGTGATATTAATTATCAGAAATTGGGGTTTAGTCTGCATGTGTTATTGCAAGTGTCACTGAGTAAACACGATACCGATACTTTTGCGAAATTTTTAGAAGAACTCGAGAGTATCCCCGAAGTGATTAATGCATTTTTGGTGACAGGGCAGTCGGCGGATTTTATTGTGGAAGTCGTCGCACGGGATATGGAAAACTACAGTGAAATTTTGCTTAAACGTATTGGGAAAATTGAATTTGTGGTCGCATTGCATTCCAGCTTCGTGATTAAAGAATATAAAGTGTTTAACTGTAGTGGACTTTTAAGCAGAGTGTGA
- a CDS encoding GrpB family protein, translated as MLHFYEPTEYQPKCNALYETYHRQLFLLIPHAKIEHIGSSVNPKSFSKGDLDIDVAVSQSEFEHSISQIKRLGFQEKLNTFRTPHLCMLESQNNDDVAIQWVVAGSEFESFILFRDRLRASVDLVEQYNLLKLNSVFLSMNQYREKKSQFIRYVLSL; from the coding sequence ATGCTTCATTTTTATGAGCCGACAGAATACCAGCCCAAATGTAATGCACTATATGAAACCTACCATAGACAGTTATTTCTTTTGATTCCGCATGCCAAGATTGAGCATATCGGCTCATCTGTAAATCCAAAGTCATTCTCTAAAGGTGATTTAGACATTGATGTAGCAGTATCACAGAGCGAGTTTGAACACAGCATTAGTCAAATTAAGCGTTTAGGATTTCAAGAGAAACTCAATACCTTTAGAACACCACATTTATGCATGCTTGAATCACAAAATAATGATGATGTTGCTATTCAATGGGTTGTTGCAGGAAGTGAGTTTGAATCGTTTATCCTGTTTAGAGATCGACTTAGGGCTTCAGTTGATTTGGTCGAGCAATATAATCTGTTGAAGTTAAATTCCGTTTTTCTATCAATGAATCAATATCGTGAGAAGAAGTCTCAATTTATTAGATATGTTTTAAGTTTATAA
- a CDS encoding YebC/PmpR family DNA-binding transcriptional regulator, translated as MAGHSKWANTKHRKAKQDASRAKVFTKFIREIVTAARLGGGDAAANPRLRAVVEKALVANMTRDTINRAIARGVGGEDNADLKEVTYEGYGVGGVAVIVETMTDNLNRTVPDVRHCFSKTDGNLGTNGSVAFLFTKRGEISFEDVSLEDQIMEVALEAGADDIEVDEEGILVITSPEAFGDVQDALTAAGLKSDNAEVVMNPSTKAEITDIDQAKKILKMIDMLEDLDDVQNVYTNVEFSDEVLAELDA; from the coding sequence ATGGCGGGTCATTCCAAGTGGGCAAATACAAAGCATCGCAAAGCAAAACAAGATGCGAGCCGCGCTAAAGTATTCACAAAATTTATTCGTGAAATTGTAACAGCTGCACGACTTGGTGGTGGTGATGCTGCGGCAAATCCGCGTCTGCGTGCTGTTGTGGAAAAAGCACTTGTTGCGAACATGACACGTGACACAATCAACCGTGCGATTGCACGTGGTGTTGGTGGTGAAGACAATGCTGATTTAAAAGAAGTCACTTACGAAGGTTATGGTGTCGGTGGTGTTGCAGTCATTGTTGAAACTATGACTGATAACCTGAATCGTACTGTACCTGATGTTCGTCACTGTTTCTCTAAAACAGATGGCAATTTGGGGACAAATGGTTCTGTTGCTTTCCTGTTCACTAAACGTGGTGAGATCAGTTTTGAAGATGTATCTTTAGAAGATCAAATCATGGAAGTGGCGCTTGAAGCTGGTGCTGACGATATTGAAGTAGATGAAGAAGGCATCTTGGTCATCACTTCACCTGAAGCTTTTGGTGATGTTCAGGATGCTTTGACGGCTGCCGGACTCAAATCAGACAATGCCGAAGTTGTGATGAATCCATCAACCAAAGCTGAAATCACTGATATCGACCAAGCGAAGAAAATCTTAAAAATGATTGATATGCTTGAAGATTTAGATGATGTGCAAAACGTATATACCAACGTTGAATTCTCAGATGAAGTTTTAGCTGAACTTGATGCTTAA
- a CDS encoding 1-acyl-sn-glycerol-3-phosphate acyltransferase, whose product MKKQIGELAFKLAGVKYHIEPNVLEDKQVIIGFEHTTMMDAVLSIALFQIHGIKIHTLIKKELFKGPFKPLLEGIGGIAVDRHSNQDIVSQMVDEFKSHDQFNLVIAPEATRAKNGEERRPIRTGFWHIAKAAGVPIVFLFVNQKTKQGGIFGKIYPSDLDKDLAQIKALYKEHTGLDIVIPEPKN is encoded by the coding sequence ATGAAAAAACAAATTGGTGAACTTGCATTTAAATTAGCAGGCGTAAAATATCACATTGAACCGAATGTCCTTGAAGACAAACAGGTCATTATTGGCTTTGAACATACCACGATGATGGATGCCGTGTTATCGATTGCACTGTTCCAGATTCATGGGATCAAGATTCATACACTTATTAAGAAAGAATTGTTTAAAGGACCTTTTAAACCCTTACTTGAAGGTATTGGGGGCATTGCAGTCGATCGGCATTCTAATCAAGACATCGTGTCACAAATGGTCGATGAATTTAAAAGTCATGATCAATTTAATCTTGTGATTGCCCCTGAAGCAACACGTGCAAAAAATGGTGAAGAGCGTCGTCCGATTCGTACAGGTTTTTGGCATATTGCCAAAGCTGCGGGTGTGCCTATCGTATTTTTGTTTGTAAATCAAAAGACCAAACAAGGGGGCATTTTTGGAAAAATTTATCCAAGCGATCTAGACAAAGATCTTGCTCAAATTAAGGCGTTGTATAAAGAACATACGGGTTTAGATATCGTTATTCCAGAACCAAAAAATTAA
- a CDS encoding MerR family transcriptional regulator, translating to MNIELKPEERLTQLIASGTSLVCTNDAAIILGLKPNTLRVWASRGKGDLKPVMTTKGAKWRLTDIRNLVGI from the coding sequence ATGAATATCGAATTAAAACCAGAGGAACGTTTAACTCAATTAATCGCGTCTGGTACTAGTTTAGTCTGTACGAATGATGCTGCGATTATTTTAGGTTTAAAACCCAATACCTTAAGAGTATGGGCAAGTCGTGGTAAAGGGGATTTAAAACCCGTTATGACAACAAAAGGAGCTAAATGGCGGTTGACTGATATTCGAAATTTGGTGGGGATTTAG
- a CDS encoding HAD family hydrolase, producing the protein MMKWLKQQGRTPQPNDAETIMSINGNFEMIAAVLGYQLPKTLLAEMNTDLQNDIKQMQMFDDSMPTLIQLKNLGYNVAICSNAAMPYGEHAEHLLPPLDAYAWSFKVGANKPKPFIYQYFLTQMNCQPNEVLFIGDTQLADVDGPRKLGITARLIDRKNDEKILDILSSLTFLKKYKSFF; encoded by the coding sequence ATGGCTAAAACAGCAAGGAAGAACACCTCAACCGAATGATGCAGAAACCATCATGTCGATAAATGGCAATTTCGAAATGATTGCTGCTGTTTTGGGTTACCAACTTCCTAAGACTTTGTTAGCTGAAATGAACACAGATCTTCAAAATGACATAAAGCAAATGCAAATGTTTGATGATTCAATGCCAACTTTAATTCAGCTTAAAAATCTGGGATACAACGTGGCAATCTGTTCCAATGCAGCAATGCCTTATGGTGAACATGCGGAGCATCTTCTTCCACCTTTAGATGCCTATGCATGGAGCTTTAAGGTCGGTGCGAATAAGCCAAAACCTTTTATCTACCAATATTTTTTAACTCAAATGAACTGTCAACCGAATGAAGTACTCTTCATTGGTGATACTCAACTTGCTGATGTAGATGGTCCACGAAAATTAGGAATAACTGCGCGACTCATCGATCGTAAAAATGATGAAAAAATTCTAGACATACTCAGCTCTTTAACTTTTTTAAAAAAATATAAGTCATTTTTTTGA